One window of Candidatus Regiella endosymbiont of Tuberolachnus salignus genomic DNA carries:
- the rluA gene encoding bifunctional tRNA pseudouridine(32) synthase/23S rRNA pseudouridine(746) synthase RluA has product MNVLYQDQHIMVINKPSGLLSVPGRAPENKDSVMMRIQAEFPQAESVHRLDMATSGVMVIALTKAAERELKRQFREREPKKVYVARVYGHVKKDQGLIDLPLICDWPNRPKQKVCYETGKSAQTEYQVLSRHDEAPGHSNSSTRVKLSPITGRSHQLRVHMLALGHPILGDGFYAPPGAKSMAARLQLHAQELYIRHPMFSTPMYFRCDADF; this is encoded by the coding sequence TTGAATGTTCTATATCAAGATCAACATATTATGGTAATCAATAAACCCAGTGGATTGCTTTCCGTCCCTGGGCGTGCACCTGAAAATAAAGACAGTGTGATGATGCGTATCCAGGCTGAATTCCCGCAAGCAGAATCGGTTCATCGTTTAGATATGGCGACCAGCGGGGTGATGGTGATCGCGTTAACTAAAGCAGCGGAACGTGAACTAAAACGCCAATTTCGTGAACGTGAGCCGAAAAAAGTTTATGTTGCTCGTGTCTATGGACATGTGAAAAAAGATCAGGGATTGATTGATTTACCGTTAATTTGCGATTGGCCAAATCGCCCTAAGCAAAAAGTGTGTTATGAAACGGGTAAATCCGCGCAAACTGAATACCAGGTATTATCTCGTCATGATGAAGCTCCAGGACATAGCAACAGCAGCACCCGAGTAAAATTATCGCCTATTACTGGTCGCTCTCATCAGTTAAGAGTTCATATGTTAGCACTGGGCCATCCGATTTTGGGGGATGGCTTCTATGCGCCTCCGGGAGCTAAATCGATGGCAGCGCGTTTACAGTTGCATGCACAAGAGCTTTATATTAGGCATCCCATGTTCTCCACACCAATGTATTTTCGTTGTGATGCCGATTTTTGA
- a CDS encoding anthrax toxin-like adenylyl cyclase domain-containing protein — translation MSIIHFGCNPMPNYYAVDSVTMDSMNNVAHLEEQQNSYTKKIFTPYFFSITEPEGKEAIKAAGIVDQHVYGFAELAKKENVYFIFRPVNSLSTSLIYNGMATKGLDVHGKSSDWGPMAGYIPFDQNLSKMFGNQYAVNKGNEENRRALEEKSDRFAKKQLYITSERLDALQREKILEWDVETLEITPLHHEGADSYQFRLRPHQNGYLVEYRKFNTITWLKLELMGKKVNNEIKPLTADYDLFMVAPNITNVIHPDKVSQVLDTDTGKFENLAVLLCREALSQENRRKVDPEIGRAPTWMPYYIDKLNEKAKERGYSGGNVVNHSSEMDNPMPEFNQSLFFITPKGKILLTQNWQETQDVIDYIKKDNYVVYSNRNYNSLFITEDINGNQKVSIIPWGDSLPLLKEFDNYTESIKKIKGSEIISNDLKMIRKKLEDYHNKKIVNKQIKKKIIYSIIEQLEKMLLDYREQYTNLAFALEGLYQRIIIYVNRMLNDSSQKSASQRKYIGVENMGCLI, via the coding sequence ATGAGTATTATTCATTTTGGATGTAACCCAATGCCTAACTATTATGCTGTTGATAGTGTAACGATGGATTCAATGAACAATGTGGCTCACTTAGAAGAACAACAAAATTCATATACTAAAAAAATCTTTACTCCTTATTTTTTTAGTATTACAGAGCCCGAAGGGAAAGAAGCAATAAAAGCTGCGGGCATCGTTGACCAACATGTTTATGGTTTTGCGGAATTAGCAAAAAAAGAAAATGTTTATTTTATTTTCCGTCCGGTTAATTCCCTGTCGACCTCTTTAATTTATAATGGTATGGCAACTAAGGGATTGGATGTACATGGTAAAAGTTCGGATTGGGGACCCATGGCTGGCTATATTCCATTCGATCAAAATTTAAGTAAGATGTTTGGCAATCAGTATGCAGTAAATAAAGGAAATGAAGAAAATAGACGGGCTCTTGAAGAGAAAAGTGATCGTTTTGCTAAAAAACAGCTTTATATTACCTCTGAAAGACTCGATGCATTACAAAGAGAAAAAATATTAGAATGGGATGTAGAAACATTAGAAATTACACCATTACATCATGAAGGTGCTGACAGCTACCAATTTCGCTTAAGACCACATCAGAATGGTTATCTAGTCGAATATAGAAAATTTAATACTATTACATGGCTTAAATTAGAATTAATGGGAAAAAAAGTAAATAATGAAATTAAACCCCTGACGGCTGATTATGATTTATTTATGGTGGCTCCAAATATAACAAATGTCATACATCCTGATAAAGTGTCTCAAGTGTTGGATACTGATACAGGAAAATTCGAAAATCTCGCCGTCTTGTTATGCAGAGAAGCATTAAGCCAGGAAAATAGACGTAAGGTAGATCCAGAAATTGGCCGTGCTCCGACCTGGATGCCATATTACATTGATAAATTAAATGAGAAAGCAAAGGAACGTGGATATAGTGGTGGAAATGTGGTTAATCATAGTTCTGAGATGGATAATCCGATGCCGGAATTTAATCAAAGTTTATTTTTTATTACCCCAAAGGGAAAGATCCTTCTGACTCAAAATTGGCAAGAAACACAAGATGTCATCGACTATATTAAAAAAGATAATTATGTGGTTTATAGCAATAGAAATTACAATTCACTTTTCATTACCGAGGATATTAATGGTAATCAAAAAGTCAGCATTATTCCCTGGGGGGATAGTTTACCTTTATTAAAAGAATTCGATAATTATACGGAGAGTATTAAGAAAATAAAAGGAAGTGAAATTATATCAAATGACTTAAAGATGATTAGAAAAAAATTAGAGGATTACCATAATAAAAAAATAGTTAACAAACAGATTAAGAAAAAAATAATATATAGCATTATCGAACAGCTGGAAAAGATGCTGCTAGATTACCGTGAGCAATACACTAATTTAGCCTTCGCTTTGGAGGGGTTGTATCAGCGTATAATTATTTATGTAAATAGAATGCTAAACGATTCAAGTCAAAAATCGGCATCACAACGAAAATACATTGGTGTGGAGAACATGGGATGCCTAATATAA
- the rapA gene encoding RNA polymerase-associated protein RapA has translation MPFTLGQRWISDTESKLGLGTVVAVDVRMITLQFPATGENRLYAKHHSPITRVIFNPGDTINHYEGWQLKVTEIKQEEGIISYIGTRLDTGETNVVMPEVFLDSKLTFTQPKDRLFAGQIDRMEHFALRFRAHKYQSEQFYLPWSGLRGVRANLIPHQLHIAYEVGQRHAPRVLLADEVGLGKTIEAGMIIHQQLLTGRAERVLLVVPENLQHQWLVEMLRRFNLRFSLFDDQRYTEALQDSTNPFETEQWVICSLDFVQKNKQRLEQLASADWHLLVVDEAHHLSWDEKTPSPEYQAIEQLANNIAGVLLLTATPEQLGQQSHFARLRLLDPDRFHHYPTFIEEQQSYRAIADAVMALLNDESLAEDTLNLVRQLINEQNIEPLLEEANSNDTNNKVARRKLITLLMDRHGTSRVLFRNTRNAIQGFPRRVLQPVKLPLPSQYQTAIKVSGIIGANKKLEDRVRDVLYPEQIYQELEGKNATWWSFDPRVEWLLNYLIAHRDKKVLIICAHTTTVLQLEQVLRERGAIRAALFHQDQSLIDRDRAAAYFAAEEEGAQVLICSEIGSEGRNFQFSCRLVMFDLPFNPDLLEQRIGRLDRIGQNHDIQIMVPYLEKTPQAILLRWYHEGLDAFEHTCPTGRTLYDHCHQELMEYLITSAEGQKLDEFIDRCHQQHHHLRSKLEEGRDRLLEMHSNGGEQSQQLAATIAKQDNDVNLINFTINLLDIIGINQEDHSDNMMILTPSDHMLVPDFPDIPQDGCTVTFDRHRALSREDVQFISWEHPIIRNGLDMILSGDTGSCAVSLLKNKTLPVGTLLTELVYVVEAQAPKYLQLTRFLPPTPIRVLMDAQGKDLADQVEFEQLNRQLKALNRHTARKLINSVQKEVHHMLQQAETWAAQYAQGVITTAKDEADDKLSNELARLIALKKVNPSIRDEEIITLQNNREQVLAHLNQASYRLDAIRLIVVTH, from the coding sequence ATGCCTTTTACTCTTGGCCAACGCTGGATAAGCGATACAGAAAGTAAACTTGGACTGGGTACCGTCGTTGCGGTCGACGTACGTATGATCACTTTACAGTTTCCCGCAACAGGTGAAAATCGCCTTTATGCAAAGCATCATTCACCGATAACCCGCGTTATTTTTAACCCCGGCGATACTATCAATCATTACGAGGGATGGCAGCTAAAAGTAACGGAAATAAAACAGGAAGAAGGGATCATCAGTTATATCGGTACTCGTTTGGATACCGGTGAAACTAATGTGGTAATGCCTGAAGTTTTCCTTGATAGTAAACTGACATTCACTCAACCAAAAGACCGCTTGTTTGCTGGCCAAATTGATCGCATGGAGCATTTTGCGCTACGGTTCCGTGCTCATAAATATCAAAGCGAACAGTTTTATCTTCCTTGGAGTGGATTGCGTGGGGTACGTGCCAATTTGATCCCACATCAATTACACATTGCCTATGAAGTGGGACAACGTCATGCCCCCCGTGTTTTACTCGCCGATGAAGTAGGTTTAGGAAAAACCATTGAAGCCGGAATGATCATTCACCAACAATTGCTGACTGGACGAGCTGAACGGGTATTATTGGTGGTACCAGAAAACCTGCAACATCAATGGTTAGTAGAGATGCTACGACGCTTTAATCTACGCTTTTCGCTTTTCGACGATCAGCGCTATACCGAAGCGTTACAAGACAGCACTAATCCATTTGAAACCGAACAATGGGTAATTTGTTCGTTGGATTTTGTTCAAAAAAATAAACAACGCTTAGAACAGCTCGCCAGCGCTGATTGGCATCTATTGGTCGTGGATGAAGCCCATCATCTCAGCTGGGACGAAAAGACCCCAAGCCCTGAATATCAAGCGATTGAACAACTTGCTAACAACATTGCCGGTGTACTGCTGTTAACCGCAACTCCTGAACAATTGGGTCAGCAAAGTCATTTTGCGCGTTTACGGCTATTGGATCCCGATCGTTTTCATCATTACCCAACATTCATTGAAGAACAACAGAGCTATCGCGCTATTGCTGATGCTGTCATGGCGCTACTTAACGATGAATCTTTAGCGGAAGACACACTGAATTTAGTAAGGCAGTTGATTAATGAACAAAATATCGAGCCATTGCTCGAAGAAGCGAACAGTAATGATACAAATAATAAAGTTGCTCGCCGTAAATTGATAACCTTGTTAATGGATCGGCACGGTACCAGTCGAGTTTTATTCCGTAATACCCGGAATGCCATTCAGGGATTTCCGCGCAGAGTGTTACAACCCGTAAAATTACCGTTACCCAGCCAATATCAAACAGCGATTAAAGTCTCCGGCATTATAGGTGCTAATAAAAAATTAGAAGATCGCGTTAGAGATGTACTGTATCCAGAACAAATTTATCAAGAATTAGAAGGAAAAAATGCCACCTGGTGGAGTTTTGATCCACGGGTTGAATGGCTATTAAATTATTTGATTGCCCATCGTGATAAAAAAGTGCTGATTATTTGCGCTCACACCACTACCGTATTACAACTAGAGCAAGTACTACGTGAACGCGGTGCCATCCGAGCGGCCTTATTTCATCAAGATCAATCACTGATTGATCGAGATCGAGCTGCCGCTTATTTTGCGGCAGAAGAAGAAGGCGCTCAAGTTTTAATCTGTTCTGAAATCGGCTCTGAAGGGCGTAATTTCCAATTTTCCTGTCGCCTAGTCATGTTTGATTTGCCGTTTAACCCTGATTTACTAGAACAAAGAATAGGACGTTTAGATCGTATCGGCCAAAATCATGACATTCAAATTATGGTGCCTTACCTGGAAAAAACGCCGCAAGCTATTTTACTGCGCTGGTATCATGAAGGACTAGACGCATTTGAACATACCTGCCCAACCGGACGTACCCTTTATGATCATTGCCATCAAGAGCTGATGGAGTATCTGATTACCTCTGCCGAAGGACAAAAATTAGATGAATTTATTGATCGCTGTCACCAGCAGCATCATCATCTAAGATCAAAGTTAGAAGAAGGTCGTGATCGACTATTAGAAATGCATTCAAACGGAGGAGAGCAAAGCCAGCAGCTCGCAGCAACCATTGCTAAGCAAGATAACGACGTTAATTTAATTAATTTTACGATTAATCTGCTCGATATTATCGGAATCAATCAAGAAGATCACAGTGATAATATGATGATTCTTACCCCATCTGACCATATGCTAGTGCCAGATTTTCCTGATATACCACAAGATGGCTGCACTGTTACCTTTGATCGTCACCGGGCATTATCGAGAGAAGATGTTCAATTTATTAGTTGGGAACATCCGATTATACGTAACGGCTTAGATATGATCCTATCTGGTGATACAGGTAGTTGCGCTGTTTCTTTACTCAAAAACAAAACACTACCCGTTGGTACTTTACTGACTGAATTGGTGTATGTGGTTGAAGCACAAGCCCCTAAATATTTACAATTGACTCGGTTTTTGCCGCCAACACCGATACGTGTATTAATGGATGCTCAAGGAAAAGATTTAGCCGATCAAGTAGAGTTCGAGCAGTTGAATCGACAGTTAAAAGCCCTTAATCGCCATACGGCACGTAAATTGATCAATTCGGTTCAAAAAGAGGTTCACCACATGCTACAACAAGCAGAGACATGGGCGGCACAATATGCGCAAGGCGTAATCACGACAGCGAAAGATGAAGCGGATGATAAGCTTAGTAATGAATTAGCACGCCTCATTGCGTTAAAAAAAGTTAATCCCAGTATCCGTGATGAGGAAATAATCACATTACAAAATAATCGTGAGCAAGTGTTGGCTCATTTAAATCAAGCGAGCTACCGACTTGATGCCATTCGTTTGATTGTGGTAACACACTAG